A stretch of DNA from Mucilaginibacter daejeonensis:
TCCTTGTTCAGCAGTTTTTCAAGCTCGGCAAAGCTGATGTTCATTTTTACGCGACCTTGTTTGGCGTATGATATCTCGCCGGTCTCCTCAGATACGATAATGGCCGTAGCATCATTAGCCTCAGTGACACCGATACCCGCACGGTGACGAAGGCCGAACTGAGCCGGCAGGTCAGTATTATCAGTAAGCGGCAATATGCAACTGGCCGATTTGATCTTGTTGCCCGATATCACCACCGCGCCATCATGCAGTGGTCCGTTCTTTTGAAATATGGCCTCCAATATACGTTTAGATATCTTGGCATCCAGAACCTCGCAGCTGTTCTGGTATATCTGCTCGTCGTAATCCTTTACAAAAACAATGAGCGCACCGGTGTGCGTTTGTTTCATGGTCTTGCAGGCGTCAATGATGGGTTTGATGCGCTTGTAGTTGTCCTTCTCCACATCATTACGGCCTAAAAAGTATTTCCACCAGGCCCGGTTACGTTGCAGCGATGCGTTACGCCCCACCAATAACAAGAAGCGCCTGATCTCCTGCTGAAACACCACCACCACCGCTATGATACCCACGTTCATGAAGTTACCCAGGATGTTGGTCAGTAACTTCATTTCCAGTGCACGCACCACAAAGTACAGCAGGCATATAATGGCCAAACCGATGAATATATTCGCCGCTATGGTACCGCGGATGAGGTTGTAAAGCTGATAGATCAAAAAAGCTACCAGCAGCACATCTACCACATCGAAAAGATTGAATTTGAATAAGTGCAGGTCAATAGATGGCATGAACAAAGCTAACCAATTTTTGGCAAAGGCAAATGCTTTTACCTTGCGCCACTACTCCGACCTGAGCGTACGCACCGGGTTCATATTGGCTGCTTTGAGTGCCTGCAAGCCGATCGTGAACATGGCGATCAGCACCGCCAACGCACCTGATAAGGCGAACATCCACCAGCTGATACTGATCCGGTAGGCGAATGAGCGTATCCAGGCATGCATAAAGTACCAGGCGATGGGCAACGATATTACGATAGCGATCATGACCAGTTTCAGGAAATCGCGTGACAGGAGAGCCACTATGCCACTTACGCTACTACCCAGCACCTTGCGTATACCGATCTCTTTACGGCGCTGCTCGGCACTAAAGGCGGCCAGCCCGAACAGTCCTAAGCATGATATGAGTATAGCCACGATGGTGAATGCATTGATGATCTGCGACAAGGTGATGTCGGCCTCGTATTGCTTTTGTACCGCAGCATCCAAAAAGGAATATTCGAATGGCACATCGGGGATGTCGCGCTTCCAGATCGCTTCGATGCGGGATAGTAAGTGTTTAGGATCATCACTTTGAATGGACACTACGAGGTTGTTCAATTCCTCACCCTGTTTCCGGTATACCAGCATGAACGGTTTGATCTCGGTATGTAACGAGTTGTAATTAAAATCTTTGATCACTCCGGCCACTTCAACATGTGTGATAGGGTCGGGCGCATATTGAGTGTACAAATAGGTACCAGGCGCCTTATCGGGCGTGAGCCCTAACCTGCGGGCCATGGTCTCGTTGATCAACACTTTGCCGGAGTCGTTCACACCGAACTTGCGGCCGCTCAGCAACTTTACGTCTATGGCCTCGGTAAAGTGCTCATCGGTCAGCATATTTTGCGCATCCACCGAATTGGCCATGTTACCGCCTGCCAGGTACACGCCGTGATCACGCAGAACCGACTGTCCGGGGAAGTTATCGGTTCGGCTTACTGCCTTAACCTCCGGCAGCTGCTTAACATCCAAAGCAAGGCTGTTCATTTTAGCGATCGCCTCGGGCGTATAAACGCTGAATACCAGCTTTTGGTCCTTGCTAAAACCAAGGTCCTTGTTCTTGATGTAGTTCAACTGGCTATAGATCACGATGATGCCCGTGATCAGCACGATAGACAATACAAATTGGAACACCACCAAAGACCGGCGGATACCAGCGGCAGACGACCGGCTTACAAAGTCGCCTTTGATGACCTTGATCGCCTTGAACGCTGAAAGGTAGAATGCCGGATAACTACCTGCCAATACGCCGGTGAGCAGAACGATACCTCCCAGTACCAGCCACAACTTGAACTGCGCGAAGACCGAAAGATCCAATTGAATGCCGGTGATGTTATTGAGATAAGGTAAGATCAGCGCCAGCAACGGTAGAGCAATGAGCACGCTGATCAGGGCCAGGATCAATGATTCGCTCAGGAACTGTTTGACCAGGTCGCCCTGTTCGGCACCGATCACTTTGCGCACCCCTACCTCGCGCGCACGGCTTGATGCCCGGGCGGTAGACAAGTTCATAAAGTTGATACAGGCGATCACTTGTATCAGCACTGCGATAAGCGATAGGATGAGCAAAAATGAAGATGCGATGGGCTGTGTTGGCTCGTTCTTGAGGCCGGTGCTGGTATGGATGCTGGTTATGGGCTGCAAGGATAACTGTTTGTTAAATCCCAACTCTTTAAGCTCCCGACCGCCATATTTATTAAGCAACGCCGGCAGCTTTTTCTCGAGTGCTTGTGCGCTGGCACCATCATGTAATCTTATATACGTGCTCACAAAGTTATTGCCAGCCCAACCATTATTCTTCAATACAAAATCGCCTATTCCACCGCTGTTCATCGTGATGAACATATTCGCTTTGAGGTGCGACATGCCCGCACTTTCATCTACCACGGCGGTCACTTTAAAGTCGTGCTTACCGTAACCGTTGTTAATGGATATCACTTTGTTCACCGGATCTGCGTTGCCAAAAAGCTTGGTCGCAACTGGCTTCATTAAAACCACCGAATAAGGCTCCTTCAGTGCATCCTTGCTTCTGCCGTTCACAAAGGAATACTTGAACACGTTGAAAAAGGTCGAGTCCACGTAAACGACATCTTTTTCATAAAAGGACCGGTCCTGATATGTGAGGGCACTTTTATTGGAGCCCAGCGTTGGGGCTACGCGCGTATACTGCTCCACCTCAGGCAGTTCCTGTTTAAGCACCGGAGCTATGGGTGGCGATATGGTGGCACTGTTGAATTTGTCGCCACGCGATAGGATCAGCGTATTTACCCGGTAAATAGCATCAGCATGTTGGTGATGCTGGTCAAAGCTATAATGGTATTTGATGAACAGGAAGATGTACAAGCAACTTACGGTACCTACAGTGAGGCCTATGATGTTGATAAAGCTGAACGTTCTGTTCTTCAACAAAAAACGGACGGAGGTTTTAAGATAGCTTTTGAACATATGCAAGTTGAATGATGGTGATCACCCAATATGCCACCGATCAAGTGCCAGCATTACAAATCATTATATTACAGATATTTACGACCATACGATGCCAAATAATGTTCGCTTTCGATACAGCCGACCGTTCGTTTATAAAGAAAAAACACCGGGCGGAGCCGGTGTTCATATTTAGTGTTATATAACTATCTTATCGTTGGACCACCGCCCACACCCTGGTCGTCCGGGTTACCGCCGCCGTTGTCCTGATCACGTTTTTTGCGTTTTTGCTGATCGGCACCATTGCTACCAAAGCGGTACGACAAGGTAAAGCCATACGTACGGCGCGAGAATCGGCGATATGATTCAGAAGTGTAAGGGAATGCCGTATCGGTATTGTCAATTATGGAACCGAACTTACGGGTGCTGAATATATCGCGCACGTTAAAGCTAGCGTTCAGCTTATTGGTGATATCGTACCGCAAACCACCGTCAAAGCCGTATACCGGGCGGGTATAGCCTTGAGCGTTCACCTGCTTGCCCTGGTAATCTCCACGGAGTTGGACACCTAATTTTTTGATCGGTTTAAGGTTGGCGGTCACGTTGGTGTTGAACGCGTAACCCGAGGCCGACGGTACGTTAAGCGCCAGATCGCCTTTAATGTTACGGTAGTAAACGTTCACGTTACCCGTAACATCGAATTTGGTAGATGGGGTCAGCTTGGCTATGAGCTCGTAGCCTGCATTGGCCGCGCTGTTAATATTCTCGAAACGGGTAAGCGTTTGCGAAGTACTGAACGGCGTACGCACCTGTTGAATGTTATTGAGCGTGTAACGATAGTAAATAGATGACGTGAGCGTGAGCAGGTTGGTGTAGTTCACATAACTGAATTCGAAGGCATGGGTATCCTCAGGCCTTAGGTTAGGATTACCCTGCTGGAAGTTTAGCGGGTCGCTTCGGTCAAGGAATGGCGAAAGCTGCCTGTCGCGCGGACGGCTTACCCGGCGGGTATAGCTTAACTGCAAGGTCTGGTTCTCGGTAAGCTTGTTACTCAGAAAAACGCTCGGGTAGATCCGGAAATAATCTTGCTTGTACTGCTGAACACTGTCTACCAGTCGGCTGCGGATGTGGGCATCCTCTAAACGTGCACCCACCTGCACTCCGAACTTGCCGAACTGCCTTGAATAGTTACCATACACCGCATGTACCTGCTCGTTGTAAATAAAGTGATTAGAGCGCAGCCCGTTAAATACGAACTGATCGGTAGTACCATTCAATAAAGAGAACGCCCGGTAATCGTTGTCGTTGCGGTTGAATGTGCTGCGGTAGCCCGCCTCCAACTTACCTTCCTTACCTATTGGCATGGTATAGTCGGCCTGGAGATTAAAGTTACGCTGCTTTTGGTCAATGAAGTTGTTTTGCTTGAATAAGCTATCACGGCCGAGCGTGTATAAGTTATACGTGGTCAACAAGTTCTCGGTGCCGTCCTCTTTTTCGGTAGAGTAACCAAAGTTGGCGGTGAGCTCCTGACCTGGCTTTTTGTATCTATGGCTGAAATCGGCATTAAGGTCGATGTTGTTACCCGAATTGCCCGAAAAGTTGTTTTGCGACAGCGATTGTGTGAGCACATTGCGCCGGGTGATGTTGGTACCGCCATACTGAAAGCGATCACGATCACGAATGTTGATGTTGTTAGATAACGTCAGCACCGTTTTGGGCGTGAAATTGATATCGATACCCGAACGGATGTTGTGCGACTTGAACTCGAAGGTCTGGTCGTTGATCTGGTTCTGGAAGATGGCCGAATCAGTACCTGGATAGGTGATACGGTCGGTATAACCATTGCCGATACGCTTGGCTTTACGATAGCTGTAATTACCAAAGATGTTGACCTTTGAGGTTTGGTATGCCAGGTTCAAGCTCCCATTAGCGGTGTTCAGGTTGCCAATGGTACCCGATACCGAGCCATTGAAACCTAATTGCGCGTTCTTTTTCAAAATGATATTGATGATGCCCGACTGTCCTTCGGCATCATATTTAGAGGATGGGTTGGTGATCACCTCGATGTTCTCGATAGCACTGGCCGGTATAGATTGCAATATATCGCTCACGCTACCGCCAGAAATGGCCGAAGGCTTACCGTTCACTAATACGCGCACATTATTTGATCCACGCAGGGCCACGTTACCATCCACATCTACCTGTACCGATGGCACGTTGGTCAGCAGATCGGTGGCAGATCCGCCTTGGCTCACCAGGCTCTGATCCACACTGAACACCTTTTTATCAGCAGCCAGCTTAATGGTCTGTTTTTG
This window harbors:
- the cdaA gene encoding diadenylate cyclase CdaA yields the protein MPSIDLHLFKFNLFDVVDVLLVAFLIYQLYNLIRGTIAANIFIGLAIICLLYFVVRALEMKLLTNILGNFMNVGIIAVVVVFQQEIRRFLLLVGRNASLQRNRAWWKYFLGRNDVEKDNYKRIKPIIDACKTMKQTHTGALIVFVKDYDEQIYQNSCEVLDAKISKRILEAIFQKNGPLHDGAVVISGNKIKSASCILPLTDNTDLPAQFGLRHRAGIGVTEANDATAIIVSEETGEISYAKQGRVKMNISFAELEKLLNKDY
- a CDS encoding ABC transporter permease, with product MFKSYLKTSVRFLLKNRTFSFINIIGLTVGTVSCLYIFLFIKYHYSFDQHHQHADAIYRVNTLILSRGDKFNSATISPPIAPVLKQELPEVEQYTRVAPTLGSNKSALTYQDRSFYEKDVVYVDSTFFNVFKYSFVNGRSKDALKEPYSVVLMKPVATKLFGNADPVNKVISINNGYGKHDFKVTAVVDESAGMSHLKANMFITMNSGGIGDFVLKNNGWAGNNFVSTYIRLHDGASAQALEKKLPALLNKYGGRELKELGFNKQLSLQPITSIHTSTGLKNEPTQPIASSFLLILSLIAVLIQVIACINFMNLSTARASSRAREVGVRKVIGAEQGDLVKQFLSESLILALISVLIALPLLALILPYLNNITGIQLDLSVFAQFKLWLVLGGIVLLTGVLAGSYPAFYLSAFKAIKVIKGDFVSRSSAAGIRRSLVVFQFVLSIVLITGIIVIYSQLNYIKNKDLGFSKDQKLVFSVYTPEAIAKMNSLALDVKQLPEVKAVSRTDNFPGQSVLRDHGVYLAGGNMANSVDAQNMLTDEHFTEAIDVKLLSGRKFGVNDSGKVLINETMARRLGLTPDKAPGTYLYTQYAPDPITHVEVAGVIKDFNYNSLHTEIKPFMLVYRKQGEELNNLVVSIQSDDPKHLLSRIEAIWKRDIPDVPFEYSFLDAAVQKQYEADITLSQIINAFTIVAILISCLGLFGLAAFSAEQRRKEIGIRKVLGSSVSGIVALLSRDFLKLVMIAIVISLPIAWYFMHAWIRSFAYRISISWWMFALSGALAVLIAMFTIGLQALKAANMNPVRTLRSE
- a CDS encoding TonB-dependent receptor domain-containing protein, producing MNFSVLKGLFFTFFSFLILTAAAQTAATSGGSVSGKLVDGTNGQALDFASVSLINKATKVAKGIQTDLNGNFKVSGLADGSYTFKATFLGFLINTKDSIRINGGRAVQLGTIKMTPAKGVLKEVVVTAQKQTIKLAADKKVFSVDQSLVSQGGSATDLLTNVPSVQVDVDGNVALRGSNNVRVLVNGKPSAISGGSVSDILQSIPASAIENIEVITNPSSKYDAEGQSGIINIILKKNAQLGFNGSVSGTIGNLNTANGSLNLAYQTSKVNIFGNYSYRKAKRIGNGYTDRITYPGTDSAIFQNQINDQTFEFKSHNIRSGIDINFTPKTVLTLSNNINIRDRDRFQYGGTNITRRNVLTQSLSQNNFSGNSGNNIDLNADFSHRYKKPGQELTANFGYSTEKEDGTENLLTTYNLYTLGRDSLFKQNNFIDQKQRNFNLQADYTMPIGKEGKLEAGYRSTFNRNDNDYRAFSLLNGTTDQFVFNGLRSNHFIYNEQVHAVYGNYSRQFGKFGVQVGARLEDAHIRSRLVDSVQQYKQDYFRIYPSVFLSNKLTENQTLQLSYTRRVSRPRDRQLSPFLDRSDPLNFQQGNPNLRPEDTHAFEFSYVNYTNLLTLTSSIYYRYTLNNIQQVRTPFSTSQTLTRFENINSAANAGYELIAKLTPSTKFDVTGNVNVYYRNIKGDLALNVPSASGYAFNTNVTANLKPIKKLGVQLRGDYQGKQVNAQGYTRPVYGFDGGLRYDITNKLNASFNVRDIFSTRKFGSIIDNTDTAFPYTSESYRRFSRRTYGFTLSYRFGSNGADQQKRKKRDQDNGGGNPDDQGVGGGPTIR